AGTTTTGTCTTCGTTACTCTTGGGTAAGCACCTATACAAAGGCCGaacacatacgtacacacatgtgcgcaATTATGTTCGTCAGGAAAATATCGTTAACTACTTCAAGCGGATAAGCGCAACAACCTTGGGGGcagtaaaaatgggaaaggttAAATGTTTCCCGAATAATCAAAAATTTACGCCAAGTGGAAAGTAGCGCTAAAACGGGCATCAGTGCAcacagatatatatatttataaatacacacgtatgtatgtacacccGTGGCAGATCTACAGTCTGTATGCACCtcgtatgtacgtacgaaatgaaaagaaaggCAGTACTCTATCACTTGTTACACGTTAACAGTCGTACTGTGAgagtttacaaaaaaaaaatttactccAAATGAGGCGAGATATAAATATCTTCAAAGaattatcattttaaaaGGCGGAAAATTACATACATTTCGTAATTTGGCTATCGTAAAATGTACAAGGTGAATTCACAAAAGGAAATTACAAAACAGTGCTTCGTACATAGGTGAACACTCTTCGTTATATTTTAGCATAACTGCTTTTATTTCACGTTGCTGCtttttaaaagggaaaaaaaattcattttgtctTTACGAGATTCTTCCCCTGACGACAAAGCACTACATCAATTCGCGCAGTTAACatagaagaggaaaataaaataaaaaaataatataatataatataaaatgataaaacgCAGTATATCCACAAAATAGCAATGGAATAACTTTAGCGTGCATGAAAAGGCAACTTCTGAAATTGCTGTAAGGAATGCAGAATAGCGTAACAGAAGACAAAACTGCGTTCTATGTTTTGAATGAACGTTTAGCATTCTCgctacatacacacatgggAAAAAGAAACGCACAATATGAATGTGCCgctctcaaaaaaaaggctcctCCAACGGGCGTTCTCCCTGTATGCGTTGCGCGTATTTGCCTTAAAAATGTGTCCACTGATCAGGCGGATGCCAACTGGGAAGGTAAAAAACACGCAAAACAAGTCCGCGTCCgctaggggaaaaaaggaaaaacgactccccccaaaaaaaaatatccgtATCAtaggaatattttctttacaGGATTGCTCATTATCAAAAGGAGATAACCTTCGAAATGAACTAAGTCCTACCCCACATAAGCATCGAAGGTTAGAACAGCTCGTCCCTAATCGCGCACTCTTCTacatctccattttttaattttttggagaaacaCGTTACGCAGGGGAAACTTAAAGTGTACCTCCGTAATGCGTATCAATCCAGGTGTTATCCGTCTGCTTGTAAGTGTCTATATACCATCCGAGACAGCTTCGTTCGTGAAAATTGTTGATCAAGCGAAATGGGAGTTAGGCTACGGACGGGCATATTATCCGCTCAAGCCAGGTtgattgaattttttttttgtacaacgTCTCTATTGTTTTCCGACCACAATGGCACGTGCTTAACAAGTGCGCACAATTGTGGCAAAATTTGCTGCCACCTGAcatgccatttttgcactaaaaagaaaatgtaaaattatgGGATAAGTATCTTGCCGCAGttcatgtatatatgaaaaGTTTAAAATAGGCTCTCCCCGTTCGCTCTTCGCACAGTAGTAGTGCAACGACAACGCATGGTCTGAATTTCCCCCAATAGGAATTATATATAGGGCAATCGAACAAGGGGACTTATAACCAACTTCTCCCATTTATATCGTTTAATCTGTGAAGTTTCGCTACACGGAACTATTGCGTCAAAAAGtataggaaggaaaaaaaaaataaatccacacggggagaaaaaatcaattATGATGCACAAACAATTTAGCCAAATGCTGTAACCCTCTTCTACCTATATGTGTAGTACTAATcgaggtgataaaaaaagttattaaatcgaagaaaaatgaaatgcgtCACTTAGGATGTGCGTCACACATTCCTACAACGTGCGGATAATAGCTCAAGCTGAGCGTAATTAGCTTAGATGGATAGTATATCTACCACTAGCGATCAGTTCCTATTAATCTACGCTATAAACACGATTGGGGTGGTGGCCCGTTCGTACCAAACGACAAAAGCGTAAATGTGCcagtaataatataaaatgtgCTCTTTAAATATacgaaaggaaaataataagtACCCACCTCCATCACAGGgaattatataatacctgAGAAGCCCTCACGCCTTGCTGCCTAACAAATTGACACGGGAAATGGCAGAATTTACGGGCAGTTACTACTATACAAAAGTATAGGAGGTACGTACAGAAAAGCAGCAGCACCATACAACGAACTGCAACACCTATTCTCCTACTACAttatttttgccaatttCGAGGTGAATAAACCCATTATACGTTGGGAGGAGAGCGTAAAATAAGCGAATAAATAAAGTAAATGCCTCAGAAACAATACTTAATTTACTTATGCTGAATTTTCCTTGCTATACATTTTTCCCATAAAAAGATAACAGAATTTTACGCAAACGGTAAAAAGAATCTGACtccaattttatattttgccAAACTGATTCTTTTTAAggcaacataaaaaaaaacctaagTTCCTTTCacttattaattttttcctgcgacgatagcgcaaaaaaagagagagataggaatgaaaaaggagaaaaaataattatcccCAGTAATATCCGTCACcaatttttatgtgcatatttaaCGCGCTGCCGCGCTTCAAGGTCATGTAAAAGATTGattcgttatttttgttgGAGGATGGCATACTCATAAGATGAAATATGCCACGGGCAAAAATTTTGCTGTTAGCACCTTCCATGTGGAAAGTCTATAGCTCATCACAGTCAGCTGAGTGCAATGCTCTGCTCCGAACTACGCCAGGGTAATTCGTGAGCTACCCCAAACGACAGCCAGGTaagttaaattttaattggGCCTCTTTTTCactgtgttattttttccatgctGAAATTGTACTTCATCGGTTCGCATTAGGAAAGTTCTCTGCTCATTGCCTTTTTTCGAGGCAAAGCGGATCAGCTCtgtttcgcttttttttaaataattttttattcctattGGTAAATGGTGTTCTTCTCTCATTCgataatttcgtttttttttacttttttgtcATAAAAGGGTACGCGTAATGGGTGCATTTTTGCAGTGCTTCTACGCTGCACGCTTCTCATgttggttctttttttcttcttctttttttgttcttctcctctGAGAgaacacctttttttacgcatgAAAAAGTGACCGTTGGGTCATTTTGTTACGTAAGGGAATGTGGAAAGGTAGTATGAATCGAAACGTGGATAAATAGGCAAGCACCCTCATATCCGCATTTGCAACTAAAATGGGGTGTTACATGAGTGGGAGCAAAGTGGTAAAAAAGGTGCACCTCGAACAAGGACATTTATAAAGTGAAGATAGACTGTCGCCGCGATCTTATATGCACTCATTCTACATTCACATAAGGATGTTACGCATAATTTGTGCTCGtatgttcccattttgttacgcCTCTTctatcatatttttaccGTTCCAAGTGGGATAAAGTGGAAGATTTACGCAGAGGCGTTTCCCTCCGTTTGTGCAATTCTGCCTGCGAGCGTTGTTAAGAAGGAGCGGGGGAAATGtgctataaaaatgaatcctgcaaaggggaagtgattcgtattttttttttttttctcacaaaaaggaggcatcTCTTTCTGTGCGAAGTGTATCTTAGGTAGACCACAGATATGTCATATCCTGACAACCGGATTGTTCACGCCCCCCCGCCTTTTATTTACTCCAAGTGAGCATATGGTCTCAAACTGTTATGACCTATCACTATTACACAAAAAGTGTGACGTTAGCGTGGCGTTACACGTTAGGGGCAAGCAAAATCTCCTACTCCAAATTTAGAACTGCATACATATAGTAAGCACGTCTTCctcaaatgaataaaaactTCGCGCAAATATTGGAGGATTTTATGTCGGATGGGAATAGAAAACACAGAGGGCATGGTGATGACGACACGAATGGGGAAAACATCCCACAGTTTATCAAACAGGACGGAAGCAACTTGTTCAAAGATgatataggaaaaaaattcgaaaaaaaaaactttttcaaatataCAGAATATTCATTAAGTAGCCTCTACATGTCAGACAATCAAATTCCCTTAGAAGAAGATCCCAAATTTGAAAcgtttataaatataataaccaAAGCATCAGATGTTAATAACGAATATAAGTGGGTTGATGATTATTTCAAATTTGAGGTGAAAGAAGAATTGAATATATTAACACCCCAATCGCAAGACAGAGATTTTTTGTTTAGGAAATATTTACAGCCAAAtcagttaaaaaatatttgcctACTacgaaaatatgaacaagcaGCCATTTCAAAAACGccggaaaaaaataaagtggaTGCGAAAATTGTGTCTGAGTATATTGTTCACGATAGTTACAGGCAAATAATGAAGGCACTAAATTTCAAATTGAGTCACAGGATTTTTACACAAGCACGTATTTTTCACAGTAAATATGGAAACAGCGATCATATAATCATACTGGTCTTGCGGCATTACAAGGATGAGAATTTTCTCCATCCACTTTTTCACGACAGGGCACTGGTTCAAATAAAGTCCTatttaaatgataataaatacGCCGATATGACTCAGAAGAATTTGCTAAACTACACAGAGATTTTCAAGCCGTACGTCTCACTGAGAAAAGTGGACAACAACTTCGTGGAGCAAATTAAGGACAGGTATTACGGCGCCTTTTAGATGCTTCAGTAGTGGGAAACTACGCTGGTCGTAAGCGCCCCCGCACGGTTTTATCCGTCGACCCATGTATGCATGGATATATGTATCGATATATGTATGCCTGCAAAGAAGGGAGCGTGTCTCTTGGTCCATTTAACCGGCATTCCGCAGCGCGTTTTTTTCGAGTGCCCAGCTTCTTCATAAGGAGCACCCAGCTTGGCTCTTTTTTCGAACCACTTGTTTGTGCACAACATCGTGTTTTTGTGGGGGGTCATTTTTAGTGTTTTTACCCGTCAGATCCCCCTCACGTGCTTCCTTCGAATCACCCCTACTCGCACGAGCGTATGTGCCATTTCTGTCTAATTTCCACGTGATGGGGGATTCGCCACTTCCTCCTGCATACATGTGTCATCCTCCACCGTGGTGTCCATCCCAATCGGCACGGTGTTAGTTTCTATGGTGGAGTACAATTTGGGTGCGTCAAAATTGTGTGCCATGTCGTTTACGTCATGTTCATCTTCCGAACTTTCGAACTCTTCGCATATTTCGAAAATGTCTCTGATTAAGGAggtacacataaaaatgcattatgTCATGTGTAGGGTTCCGCTTTTGATGGGCACAGTTAAAATTACCTGCACAGTATGCACAGTTTGCACAGTTTGCACAATTTGCACAATTTGCCCGATTTGCACTATTTGCCCGATTTGTACTATTTGCGCGAGCATTTTGTGTGTACTATCATTTGCTGCATTTTTGCGTATGTGGGCATACCCCCCGTCGGCGTTTTTCCAAAACTGATAGCAACTTTCAGCATCAGACAAGGTGGAATTGGAGAAGacttcatcttcttcacACATGGAAGTTTCTCTCCTCTCGCTCGACTTTACGGaggtgtcatttttttggatcTCCGCCTTCTTTAAATACATGGTGTGAGCCCATTCGATTTATGTAcgccaaaaaaatacactctTAGCAGTCCCCTTGGGTGAAATGCTTCTACTAGCGATTTTGTGAGCTATACTCagcttttgtttttaccaATTGGAGTTTGCTCACACGTGTAAATAGGCTAAGCGCAGGAATTGGAGCAGCTtggtggaattttttttttttcctcgtagTGTTTACAAATGTGATAAGCACACCGTGTTTGTCCACTTTCacactttgcattttttttttatgttaaaagCTTATGTCAATGATTTTATATGCCTAGTGAGCCTACTTGCACATCTGGAGCGCCGCCGTGAAAGGCAAGCTCCCCACCCTCCCCGTGCAGGCGCGCcgtctccccattttgaacgCAGCGTAGGCATAAATCACCCCCTtgtaaaagaattaaattaaaatgagaaatgtGCGAGATAGCCAAACTATGTCGTTTCAGAGGGGTGAAACATGTGGGGGCGCAGAAAAGtcttaaaaatgggaaaaatatgaagaacaCGGAAAACATGGAAAACAcggaagagcaaaaaaacgTGAATGGCGTGAATGACGCGAATGAAAGGCGAATGGAACGGAGCAACTGCACACAAAGCAGATACCAAATGGAGCAAACCCGGGATTATAAATCCAACAAGCTCGACTCAAAACGATGACTTAAAAACCGCGTAGCGTAAAGGAGCAAAGATGGAGCTGCGGACAAACGCAACAGTGAAAACGAAGCCGGTGTAGTAGTGATGTAAATTCGAACAACCTCACGAATTGCACCAGAGGAAAGTTCGTCGTTTACCGCTCTGCTTAGTGTCATCCCGGGCGAGCTGCATGTCATGGCCCCTCCGCTTTTCCTGCCTCATTTGCCTTAACTTCCCCGTCGGCAACTGGTTCCGCGGCTGAAGGCTCGACGCCCGCTGCGGGTGCCTTCTCAGCaacctcccccttcttctcatcTTCAGAAAGCTTCTGCCTC
This genomic stretch from Plasmodium cynomolgi strain B DNA, chromosome 14, whole genome shotgun sequence harbors:
- a CDS encoding hypothetical protein (putative) — its product is MNKNFAQILEDFMSDGNRKHRGHGDDDTNGENIPQFIKQDGSNLFKDDIGKKFEKKNFFKYTEYSLSSLYMSDNQIPLEEDPKFETFINIITKASDVNNEYKWVDDYFKFEVKEELNILTPQSQDRDFLFRKYLQPNQLKNICLLRKYEQAAISKTPEKNKVDAKIVSEYIVHDSYRQIMKALNFKLSHRIFTQARIFHSKYGNSDHIIILVLRHYKDENFLHPLFHDRALVQIKSYLNDNKYADMTQKNLLNYTEIFKPYVSLRKVDNNFVEQIKDSSGKLRWS
- a CDS encoding hypothetical protein (putative); the protein is MYLKKAEIQKNDTSVKSSERRETSMCEEDEVFSNSTLSDAESCYQFWKNADGGDIFEICEEFESSEDEHDVNDMAHNFDAPKLYSTIETNTVPIGMDTTVEDDTCMQEEVANPPSRGN